TGTAACAATCCCCATTACTGCAACTAAAGGTACACTTGCTCCTATTACCTCACTTACGGGAATTCCCGCTGCATCTGCAGTAAGTTTTGGTGCTCCTTGTATTACAAAGTCACTTGACAATGCTATTCCGTGCCCAAAGAGGTTCATAGCCATAGCTACTCCTAATGCAGGTAGACCTACCTTTATAGCTATTGGAAGCATCACTGCACCTACAAGAGCTACTGCTGGTGAAGGCCAGAAAAACCAAGATATTATCATCATTAAAATACCTATTATCCAGTAAGCCAGTGTTGGAGTCTTAATAAACTTTGCGAAGGGAGAAATCATAATTTCGTTAATTCCACTTTTGCCCAATATAGTGCTCATAGCAACTATTACTGATATGATTAGAATAGTTCCCAATAGTTCTGTTATTGCGAATATGAAGCTGTTAAATATGGTCATAACTCCAGTTGAAACAGAGTTTGTAGCTACTAGTGCCAATAGGAAAATACCTGCAATACAAACCAATGTTGTATCTCTTTTCCTTATCATTACGACTAAAATTAGTAGCGTAAAGACTAGAAAAATGTAATGCAATGCACTTAACTCAACGCCCATAAAATCCCTCCTAGAAAATAATCGTACTTTAGAATATGCTAAGAGAGAGAATATGGTTATTCTTTAATTGTTGCTGTCATTCTGTAAGCTTAGATTTATTGCTTATGTTTTTGGATCAGAATAGTAGCGATAAAGGCTGTTATTGGAATAGTAAGTATTAGTCCTATACTGCCTGATAATGACCTAATTACCTCTGTAGCTATGATGTCTAAATTCATAACCTCTATTAAATTGGCTTCATATCCCATAATAGCAATAAAAGAGGAATAGAGGAACCAGTGTATGCTAGAATTAATGTATTGGTCATAGTACCCATTACATCCTTGCCTACATTCATACCAGATTTAAATAATTCTTTTCTAGAAAGGCTATTATTTGCATTATGTATTTCTTCTATAGATGATGATATAGACATTCCAACATCCATTACTGCCCCTAAAGAACCTAATATTATTCCCGCAAAAAGTAGACTTTTAAAATCAAATTCTATACCTTGGGGTAAATACATCAGCATAGTTGCTTCTTCAGCACTTAATCCAGTTAAGTGTATTTTTAGTCCAACATAATATGATATCAATCCTGCTATTATAACTCCTGAGGAAGTTCCTATTATGGCGGCTACACTTTTAGTATTGACACCTGATACTATAAACATAGTAATAATTGTAACTCCTATTGAAATTAGTATGGACATAGATATAGGATCTGCACCTTTTAGTAGCTGGGGCAGAAATATATAAAATACAGCTCCCATTGTTATAGTTAATGATATAATTGCCTTTAGTCCCTTTATCCTTCCAATTACAAGAATTATTACCATA
The DNA window shown above is from Tissierella sp. Yu-01 and carries:
- a CDS encoding YibE/F family protein, with protein sequence MNLDIIATEVIRSLSGSIGLILTIPITAFIATILIQKHKQ
- a CDS encoding YibE/F family protein, with the translated sequence MKKLISILVLILILSNSMVLAQEEYVETLMAKALVLEVGEAEQREDLYESIRIQDVKLKIISGIYKDQIIEIENHLSDNEAYNFFVEKGDKVIIMIEELPDGSHDVYITDFQRTDYILYLAILFMVIILVIGRIKGLKAIISLTITMGAVFYIFLPQLLKGADPISMSILISIGVTIITMFIVSGVNTKSVAAIIGTSSGVIIAGLISYYVGLKIHLTGLSAEEATMLMYLPQGIEFDFKSLLFAGIILGSLGAVMDVGMSISSSIEEIHNANNSLSRKELFKSGMNVGKDVMGTMTNTLILAYTGSSIPLLLLLWDMKPI